The DNA sequence TTCACTATTAAATTGGTTAATTAAATCATCAAAATTCAATTCATTATAAAAATAATAATAATCTGTATTAAACTCCGATCTTAATTTTAACTTATCAGTACCTTTAATATATCCATTATATGTTCTTAAAGCCTTTTTAAATCTACGTTCAACCAAAGGTTTTTCATTACAAATAATTTCACTATTAAATTGGTTAATTAAATCATCAAAATTCAATTCATTATAAAAATCAAATGCCCCTATAGTATATTCTAATTTAAATTTAAATTTTTCTTCATCTTTATAGTTTCTTACCAAAAGTTTATACCTAATGAGTTATAGATATATGCTCATGGAAAAATTTAATAATAAAATTAAGAAACATTTAGAGCTTTCTGAAATTGCAGAAATGTTGAAAGAGTACAGAAAATATTACGATGTTTATAGGCGTCTTTTAGTAATTCACATGGTTGCAAACGGTGAAAGTATTGCTAAAGCCTCAAAAAACATTAATATTTCAAGAAAAACCGGTGAAACGATGGGTCAAACAATATAATGAAAATG is a window from the Methanobrevibacter oralis genome containing:
- a CDS encoding helix-turn-helix domain-containing protein, giving the protein MEKFNNKIKKHLELSEIAEMLKEYRKYYDVYRRLLVIHMVANGESIAKASKNINISRKTGETMGQTI